A genomic segment from Spinacia oleracea cultivar Varoflay chromosome 3, BTI_SOV_V1, whole genome shotgun sequence encodes:
- the LOC110778877 gene encoding soluble inorganic pyrophosphatase codes for MANNEGEGSKQEGNQHYSGFPRVVLNERILSSMTHRSMAAHPWHDLEIGPGAPSVFNCVVEISKGSKVKYELDKTTGLIKVDRVLYSSVVYPHNYGFIPRTLCEDSDPMDVLVLMQEPILPGSFLRARAIGLMPMIDQGEKDDKIIAVCADDPEFRHYRDLKELPPHRLAEIRRFFEDYKKNENKSVAVNEFLPAEDAIAAIKYSMDLYASYIVEGLRK; via the exons ATGGCGAATAATGAAGGAGAGGGGAGTAAGCAGGAAGGTAACCAACATTATTCAGGGTTTCCTCGTGTTGTCCTCAATGAGAGAATCCTTTCCTCCATGACCCATCGATCCATGGCTGCTCACCCGTGGCATGATCTAGAGATTG GACCTGGTGCTCCTTCAGTTTTCAACTGT GTTGTGGAGATAAGCAAAGGGAGCAAAGTCAAGTACGAGTTGGACAAGACAACTGGGTTGATTAAG GTTGATCGTGTTCTTTACTCATCAGTTGTTTACCCACATAACTATGGTTTCATCCCACGTACCCTTTGTGAAGACAGTGATCCTATGGACGTGCTTGTTCTGATGCAG GAGCCTATACTTCCAGGTTCTTTCCTTCGGGCTCGGGCTATTGGACTCATGCCTATGATTGATCAG GGTGAGAAAGATGACAAGATTATAGCGGTGTGTGCCGATGATCCTGAATTCCGTCACTACAGGGATCTTAAAGAACTTCCTCCTCATCGCCTCGCTGAGATCCGGCGTTTTTTTGAAGACT ACAAGAAGAACGAGAACAAGAGTGTTGCAGTGAATGAATTTCTGCCAGCTGAAGATGCAATTGCTGCCATCAAATATTCAAT GGATCTCTATGCTTCATACATTGTCGAGGGCTTGAGGAAGTAA
- the LOC110778876 gene encoding gamma carbonic anhydrase 1, mitochondrial, producing the protein MGTLGRAIYRVGFWIRETGQAMDRLGCRLQGNYYFHEQLSRHRTLMNVFDKKPIVDKDAFVAPSASVIGDVQIGHGSSIWYGCVLRGDVNNISIGSGTNIQDNSLVHVAKTNLAGKVLPTIIGDNVTVGHSAILHGCTVDDEAFVGMGATLLDGVVVEKHAMVAAGALVRQNTRIPSGQVWGGNPAKFLRNLTEEEKDFIAVSASNYSNLAQVHAAENDKDFETIEYEKVLRKKYAHKDEEYDSMIGIVREIPPELVLPENILPQNKDVQKSS; encoded by the exons ATGGGGACTCTTGGAAGAGCAATTTACAGGGTGGGATTTTGGATCAGAGAGACTGGTCAAGCCATGGATCGTCTCGGATGTCGTCTCCAAGGCAATTACTACTTCCATGAACAAC taTCTCGGCATCGGACCCTCATGAATGTTTTTGACAAGAAGCCCATTGTTGACAAGGACGCATTCGTGGCACCAAGTGCATCTGTTATTGGTGATGTGCAGATTGGACATGGTTCCTCCATTTGGTATGGATGTGTCTTAAGAG GTGACGTGAACAACATTAGTATTGGATCTGGGACCAACATTCAGGACAACTCTCTTGTTCATGTCGCAAAAACTAATTTAGCTGGGAAGGTTTTGCCAACCATTATTGGGGATAATGTTACTGTAG GTCATAGTGCTATCTTACATGGCTGTACTGTTGACGACGAGGCATTTGTGGGCATGGGTGCCACTTTACTTGATGGTGTTGTGGTTGAAAAACACGCCATGGTTGCTGCTGGAGCTCTTGTAAGACAGAACACTAGAATTCCTTCTGGGCAG GTGTGGGGTGGAAATCCGGCCAAATTTCTCAGGAACCTAACCGAGGAAGAGAAAGATTTCATTGCCGTATCTGCCAGTAATTATTCTAACCTGGCACAGGTTCACGCAGCTGAGAATGACAAGGACTTTGAAACAATCGAATATGAGAAGGTGTTGCGAAAGAAATATGCTCACAAAGATGAGGAATATGACTCAATGATTGGTATTGTCCGTGAAATTCCCCCAGAACTCGTGCTCCCTGAAAACATTCTGCCACAAAATAAAGACGTACAGAAGTCTTCCTAA